In Malus sylvestris chromosome 15, drMalSylv7.2, whole genome shotgun sequence, a single genomic region encodes these proteins:
- the LOC126602593 gene encoding uncharacterized protein LOC126602593, producing MGASSVVASLMMISFFMLNRQLQADAALSAETYKSIDEANQSGPYLGVVIPNAFEMNPLLQSPNFTSTNLTIDVSGRRFRFGTIANKKVILVMTGLSMINAGITTQLLLSLFDIEGVVHYGIAGNANPSINIADVVIPQYWAHSALWNWQRYGQGPENELPLEASGDYTREIGYLKFANYTVNASSSSYDNLLNNIWYQPEEVFPIDGTPEERQHAFWVPVDPLYYNISKKLEDLKLEGCLNSTTCLSHTPKVARVDRGTSASIYLDNAAYRGFIYNKFNVSPVEMESASVALICLQQRVPFIVIRAISDLAGGGGADSNEADAFLTLASKNSVTAVLEFVKQLSASKEFVKQLSASK from the exons ATGGGAGCTTCATCAGTAGTAGCTTCTCTGATGATGATCAGCTTCTTCATGCTTAACAGACAACTGCAGGCAGATGCTGCATTGTCCGCAGAGACATACAAGTCGATCGACGAGGCGAACCAGAGTGGCCCTTATCTAGGCGTGGTCATTCCAAACGCTTTCGAAATGAACCCTCTTCTTCAATCTCCAAACTTCACCTCAACTAACCTTACCATAGATGTCTCCG GAAGAAGATTTCGGTTCGGAACCATTGCTAACAAGAAAGTCATATTGGTTATGACAGGACTCTCAATG aTTAATGCAGGAATTACTACTCAGCTTTTGTTAAGCCTCTTCGACATAGAAGGAGTGGTGCATTATGGCATAGCTGGTAATGCAAACCCATCCATAAACATTGCCGACGTGGTCATTCCTCAGTATTGGGCCCATAGTGCTCTTTGGAACTGGCAG AGATATGGACAAGGGCCAGAAAACGAGCTACCCCTTGAAGCAAGCGGAGACTACACCAGAGAAATTGGCTACttaaaatttgcaaattatacaGTCAATGCAAGCAGCTCCTCATATGACAACCTGTTAAACAATATTTGGTATCAACCGGAGGAAGTCTTTCCGATAGATGGAACTCCAGAGGAAAGACAACATGCCTTTTGGGTTCCTGTTGATCCCCTTTACTATAACATCTCTAAAAAATTGGAG GACCTGAAATTGGAAGGCTGCCTGAACTCGACGACATGTTTGTCCCATACACCAAAAGTGGCAAGAGTTGATAGGGGAACAAGTGCAAGCATTTATCTAGACAATGCTGCTTACAGAGGCTTCATATACAACAAATTCAACGTCAGCCCTGTGGAAATGGAAAGTGCTTCTGTTGCCTTGATATGTCTTCAGCAAAGGGTGCCTTTCATTGTCATCAGGGCTATCTCCGACTTGGCCGGCGGCGGCGGCGCCGATTCGAATGAGGCCGACGCATTCTTAACTCTCGCTTCCAAAAACTCAGTCACTGCTGTTTTGGAATTTGTCAAGCAGTTATCAGCTTCAAAGGAATTTGTCAAGCAGTTATCAGCTTCAAAGTGA
- the LOC126604527 gene encoding tocopherol cyclase, chloroplastic has protein sequence MESSLSSLHDHHHFTPSLNFRTGNPLRSQSSKRSSLRTPKLGFRISSTISSSTTQQDKAAASSVYVPTPQSRDLRTPHSGYHFDGTTRKFFEGWYFKVSIPERRQSFCFMYSVENPAFQKPLTALELAQNGQRSTGVGAQILGAYDKYICQYSEESQNFWGSREELMLGNTFIAEKQSKPLNKEVPPKEFDSRVIEGFQVTPLWHQGSIRDDGRSDYVETVPTARWEYSTRPIYGWGDVGSKQKSTAGWLAAFPVFEPHWQICMAGGLSTGWIEWDGERFEFEDAPSYSEKNWGGAFPRKWFWVQCNVFEGATGEVALTAGGGLRQLPGLTETFENAALIGVHYGGKFYEFVPWNGLVSWEVAPWGYWSIVAENETYMVELEATTEDPGTTLRAPTSEAGLAPACKDTCFGDLKLKMWERRYDGSKGKMILDVTSNMAAVEVGGGPWFSTWKGKTTTPELLSRALRVPVDVEGVYNLVPLLKPPGL, from the exons ATGGAGTCAAGCCTGTCGTCACTGCACGATCACCACCATTTCACTCCAAGCTTGAACTTCCGAACCGGAAACCCTCTCCGCTCTCAATCTTCAAAACGCAGCTCTTTGAGGACTCCGAAATTAGGGTTTCGAATCAGTTCCACCATTTCCTCCTCCACAACTCAGCAGGACAAAGCCGCCGCGAGCTCCGTCTACGTCCCCACACCGCAAAGCCGAGACCTTCGAACTCCTCACAGCGG GTACCATTTTGATGGAACTACCCGGAAATTCTTTGAAGGATGGTACTTCAAGGTTTCGATTCCGGAGCGGAGGCAGAGCTTCTGTTTCATGTACTCCGTTGAGAATCCTGCGTTCCAGAAGCCGCTGACGGCTTTAGAATTGGCTCAGAACGGGCAGAGATCGACGGGCGTCGGTGCTCAAATTCTGGGTGCTTACGACAAGTACATTTGCCAGTACTCTGAAGAATCTCAGAACTTTTGGGGAA GTAGGGAAGAGCTTATGTTGGGGAACACTTTTATAGCAGAAAAACAATCGAAACCTCTGAACAAGGAGGTTCCTCCAAAG GAATTCGATAGTCGAGTGATAGAAGGTTTTCAAGTCACCCCACTCTGGCATCAAGGATCTATTCGTGATGATGGCAG GTCAGATTATGTGGAAACTGTGCCAACTGCTCGCTGGGAATACAGCACCCGCCCAATTTATGGATGGGGTGATGTTGGGTCTAAGCAGAAATCTACTGCTGGCTGGTTAGCAGCTTTTCCTGTATTTGAACCCCATTGGCAAATATGCATGGCTGGTGGATTGTCAACAG GTTGGATAGAGTGGGACGGTGAAAGATTTGAGTTTGAAGATGCTCCTTCTTATTCTGAAAAGAATTGGGGTGGAGCATTTCCAAGAAAATGGTTCTGG GTTCAATGTAATGTCTTTGAAGGTGCTACGGGAGAAGTTGCTCTGACAGCAGGCGGCGGGTTGAGGCAACTACCTGGATTAACTGAGACTTTTGAAAATGCTGCTTTG ATTGGAGTTCACTATGGTGGAAAGTTTTATGAATTTGTCCCCTGGAATGGCCTTGTTAGTTGGGAAGTTGCTCCTTGGGGTTACTGGTCCATTGTTGCAGAGAATGAAACATACATG GTTGAATTAGAGGCAACAACAGAGGATCCTGGTACAACGTTGCGTGCCCCAACATCAGAAGCTGGACTTGCCCCAGCTTGTAAAGATACTTGTTTTGGTGAtctaaaattgaaaatgtgggaaagaAGATATGATGGCAGCAAGGGGAAG ATGATATTGGATGTTACAAGTAACATGGCCGCAGTGGAAGTTGGAGGAGGACCATGGTTCAGTACTTGGAAGGGCAAGACTACTACACCCGAGCTCCTTAGCCGGGCTCTCAGAGTGCCCGTCGATGTGGAAGGGGTATACAATCTGGTTCCGTTATTGAAACCCCCTGGTCTGTAG
- the LOC126603837 gene encoding uncharacterized protein LOC126603837 yields MGAASMAIRGFLLLLLFLSAAHLSLSLYEDQVGLMDWHQQYIGKVKEAVFHTPKSGRRRVVVSTEENVIASLDLRHGGIIWRRVLGSNDVIGGIDIALGKYVVTLSSDGSILRAWNLPDGQMVWESFLEGSGSSKSLLSVPTSLKIDKENLILVFGKGSLHAISSIDGEVLWEKDFAVESVEVQQIVQPIGGDLAYVLGFVGFSHFDAYQINARTGELLKHNSAPFSGGFSGEALLVSNEILLTLDSTGSKLVIVSFQDGEINYQQTPISDIFGDSLGTPVLLPSKLPGLFSVKLNGAVIFIRVTGEGKLEVLDKVNNVAAISGAISISDGQQAFGLVQHGNGKIHLTVKPTIDLSADLLKESIDMNNQRGVVHKVFINNYIRTDRSNGFRALIVMEDDSLLLLQQGAVVWSREDGLASIIDVVMSELPVEKVGVSVVKVEQNLFDWLKGHILKLKGTLMLASAADVAAIQEMRLKSFEKSKLTRDHNGFRKLLIVLTRAGKLFALHTGYGQVVWSLLVPTLRKSETCKYPTGLNIYQWQVPHHHAMDENPSVLIVGRCGQSSEAPGVLSIVDAYTGKEINSMAAVHSIVQVIPLPFTDSTEQRLHLLIDANQRGHLYPRTSEAIDIFQREFTNIYWYSVEADNGIIKGHALKGNCNQEAVDSYCFESKDIWSIVFPSDSEKIIATVTRKLSEVVHTQAKVIADSEVMYKYISKNLLFVATVAPKGSGEIGTATPEESWLTVYLIDTVTGRILHRMTHHGSQGPVHAVFSENWVVYHYFNLRAHRYEMSVIEIYDQSRADNKDVLKLVLGKHNLTSPISSYSRPEVVTKSQSYYFTYSVKAIDVTLTAKGITSKQLLIGTINDQVLALDKRFLDPRRSLNPTQAEKEEGIIPLTDALPIIPQSYVTHNLKVEGLRGIVTVPAKLESTTLAFTYGVDLFFTQLAPSRTYDSLTDDFSYALLLITIVALIAAIFVTWIWSEKKELKEKWR; encoded by the exons ATGGGCGCGGCGAGCATGGCGATTCGAGGTTTCCTGCTTCTACTGCTGTTCTTATCAGCTGCACATCTCAGTCTTTCGCTTTACGAAGATCAAGTCGGTCTCATGGATTG GCACCAGCAGTATATAGGGAAAGTGAAGGAAGCAGTGTTCCATACTCCGAAAAGCGGGAGGAGGCGGGTTGTGGTGTCCACTGAGGAGAATGTAATAGCATCGCTTGATCTCCGGCACGGGGGGATAA TTTGGAGACGTGTTCTTGGGAGCAATGATGTTATAGGCGGAATCGACATAGCGTTGGGAAAAT ATGTCGTCACCCTTTCATcagacggaagtattttaagaGCATGGAACCTTCCTGATGGTCAGATGGTTTGGGAATCCTTTTTAGAGGGCTCAGGATCCTCAAAATCTTTATTAAGTGTCCCG ACAAGTTTGAAAATTGACAAGGAAAATTTGATCCTTGTTTTCGGTAAAGGGTCTCTACATGCTATTTCTAGCATTGATGGCGAGGTTCTTTGGGAAAAGGATTTTGCAGTTGAAAG TGTAGAGGTTCAACAGATTGTTCAGCCTATTGGCGGTGATTTAGCTTATGTACTGGGATTTGTTGGTTTTTCCCACTTTGATGCGTATCAGATCAATGCAAGGACCGGAGAGTTGCTGAAGCACAACAGTGCACCCTTTTCGGGTGGCTTTTCAGGGGAAGCACTGCTTGTTTCTAATGAAATTCTTCTGACATTGGATTCCACGGGGTCAAAGCTGGTAATTGTAAGTTTTCAGGATGGAGAAATTAACTATCAACAGACACCTATATCTGATATTTTTGGGGATTCTCTTGGAACACCAGTGCTGTTACCTTCAAAACTTCCAGGATTGTTTTCTGTAAAACTTAATGGGGCTGTCATATTCATAAGAGTGACTGGTGAAGGAAAGTTGGAGGTGCTGGATAAAGTAAATAATGTGGCAGCTATCAGTGGTGCAATCTCAATTTCAGATGGGCAACAGGCTTTTGGACTAGTTCAACATGGAAATGGTAAGATCCATCTTACAGTAAAGCCTACTATTGACTTGAGTGCTGATCTGCTCAAAGAAAGTATCGATATGAACAATCAGAGGGGGGTTGTTCATAAGGTTTTCATAAACAATTATATCCGGACAGACAGGTCTAATGGGTTTAGGGCCTTAATCGTCATGGAGGATGATTCACTTCTGTTGTTACAACAAGGTGCAGTTGTATGGAGTAGGGAGGATGGGCTTGCCTCAATTATTGATGTAGTGATGTCAGAACTACCTGTGGAAAAGGTAGGCGTCTCAGTTGTGAAAGTGGAGCAGAACCTCTTCGATTGGCTTAAG GGACACatactgaagcttaagggaaccTTAATGCTTGCAAGTGCTGCAGATGTTGCAGCTATACAAGAGATGAGGCTAAAAAGCTTTGAAAAGAGCAAACTGACCCGTGACCATAATGGTTTCCGGAAGCTTCTCATAGTACTGACGAGAGCAGGAAAACTTTTTGCCTTGCACACCGGATATGGGCAAGTTGTCTGGTCTCTCTTAGTGCCTACTCTGCGTAAGTCTGAAACCTGCAAGTACCCGACTGGGTTGAATATTTATCAGTGGCAGGTACCCCATCATCATGCAATGGATGAAAATCCATCTGTGCTCATAGTAGGCCGATGTGGGCAAAGCTCTGAGGCACCAGGTGTTCTTTCTATTGTTGACGCATACACGGGCAAGGAAATTAACTCAATGGCTGCAGTTCATTCTATTGTGCAAGTTATACCACTGCCATTTACTGATTCGACAGAACAGCGTCTTCATCTACTAATAGATGCAAACCAGCGTGGGCATTTATACCCAAGAACATCTGAGGCTATTGACATTTTTCAACGGGAGTTCACAAACATATACTGGTACTCGGTTGAAGCTGATAATGGCATTATCAAAGGACATGCTTTGAAGGGCAATTGCAACCAGGAAGCCGTAGATAGCTACTGCTTTGAGTCCAAGGATATATGGTCGATTGTATTCCCATCTGACTCAGAAAAAATCATTGCAACTGTGACTAGAAAATTGAGTGAG GTGGTTCATACTCAAGCAAAGGTTATTGCAGACTCAGAGGTGATGTATAAATACATATCTAAAAATCTACTCTTTGTGGCAACCGTTGCACCAAAAGGCAGTGGTGAAATTGGAACAGCTACCCCAGAGGAGTCCTGGTTGACTGTATATCTTATTGACACTGTAACTGGTCGTATATTGCACCGGATGACCCATCACGGTTCACAGGGACCTGTCCATGCT GTTTTCAGTGAGAATTGGGTTGTTTACCACTACTTCAATCTTAGAGCACACAGATATGAAATGTCAGTCATTGAGATATATGATCAGTCCCGAGCG GATAACAAGGATGTTTTGAAGCTTGTTCTTGGGAAGCATAATCTTACTTCACCTATTTCATCATATTCTCGACCAGAGGTTGTGACAAAATCACAGTCTTACTATTTCACGTATTCTGTTAAAGCAATAGATGTAACCTTAACAGCAAAGGGTATAACTTCGAAGCAGCTTCTTATTGGTAcaattaatgatcag GTTTTGGCACTTGACAAGCGTTTTCTGGATCCCCGTCGGTCACTCAATCCCACACAAGCGGAGAAAGAGGAAGGCATTATTCCTCTAACTGATGCATTGCCAATAATTCCTCAG TCCTATGTGACACATAACCTCAAAGTGGAAGGACTTCGAGGCATCGTGACAGTGCCTGCCAAGCTGGAATCAACAACTCTTGCCTTTACATACGGAGTGGATCTGTTTTTCACTCAACTCGCTCCCTCGAGGACCTATGATTCGCTCACAGATGATTTCAGCTACGCGTTGCTTCTCATCACCATAGTTGCACTCATAGCAGCAATCTTTGTCACATGGATTTGGTCGGAGAAGAAAGAACTAAAAGAGAAGTGGAGGTAA
- the LOC126605849 gene encoding LOW QUALITY PROTEIN: U-box domain-containing protein 26 (The sequence of the model RefSeq protein was modified relative to this genomic sequence to represent the inferred CDS: deleted 2 bases in 1 codon), translating into MKTQHPKLKTHLFSCGFFRHCTRTVLSPTTPHPPRPTRQPTTTTSKPDSASSSSSTSQSFTQWKFDLPDSPILPYSQPEPDRKPEPTSKPPPPPPQPISSTNLQELFHAAELQLSIGSYPEQIAALHLLERSLVPYPPPDPVCPPELMRGVVRNLKNKAAAKPATKILLALCLAEGNRHVAVESGAAAAVVETALELEAASAERSLAALELMCTVAEGAAAVRAHAMAVPVMVMIMGRTSARGKEYAIGVLAVIYGGGDDEQAAEAVAAAPPEEVARAVELALQGDCSGRGRRKGAQLLKVLQEN; encoded by the exons ATGAAAACTCAGCACCCAAAGCTCAAAACCCATCTCTTCTCCTGCGGCTTCTTCCGCCACTGCACCCGCACCGTCCTCAGCCCCACAACCCCTCACCCTCC CCGCCCGACCCGTCAACCCACCACCACTACC TCCAAACCCGACTCcgcctcctcttcctcctccacttcccaaagcttcacccagtgGAAATTCGATCTCCCGGACTCCCCCATCCTCCCTTACTCACAACCCGAACCCGACAGAAAGCCCGAACCCACATCAAAACCGCCGCCGCCTCCGCCGCAACCCATTTCCTCCACTAACCTCCAGGAGCTCTTCCATGCAGCGGAGCTCCAGCTCAGCATCGGGTCATACCCGGAGCAGATCGCGGCGCTTCACCTTTTAGAACGCTCACTTGTTCCTTACCCGCCACCAGACCCGGTTTGCCCTCCCGAATTAATGCGCGGGGtagtaagaaatttaaaaaacaagGCGGCGGCAAAACCGGCAACGAAAATTTTGTTGGCGCTTTGTCTGGCGGAGGGAAACCGTCACGTGGCGGTGGAGTCCGGGGCGGCTGCGGCGGTGGTGGAGACGGCATTGGAGTTGGAGGCTGCTTCGGCGGAGCGGTCCCTTGCGGCGTTGGAGCTGATGTGTACTGTGGCGGAGGGGGCGGCGGCGGTGAGGGCGCATGCAATGGCGGTGCCGGTTATGGTGATGATAATGGGAAGGACGTCAGCACGGGGGAAGGAGTATGCGATTGGTGTGCTGGCCGTGATATATGGTGGTGGGGACGATGAACAGGCGGCGGAGGCTGTGGCGGCGGCACCGCCGGAGGAGGTGGCGCGTGCGGTGGAGCTGGCTTTGCAAGGGGATTGTAGTGGTAGAGGGAGGAGGAAAGGGGCCCAGCTACTGAAGGTGCTTCAAGAGAACTAA